One window of Nitrospira sp. genomic DNA carries:
- a CDS encoding YgiT-type zinc finger protein: protein MDKRPSSKKAKALGRKACPECGTAMRRGRTSLHFERGGFYADVENVTAMLCERCGTRSVPGQTALKISDAVERLFRAGKDLDMTGISFHKLAS from the coding sequence ATGGATAAAAGGCCAAGTTCGAAAAAAGCAAAAGCGCTAGGGAGAAAGGCGTGTCCCGAGTGCGGGACAGCCATGCGCCGAGGCAGAACCTCGCTGCACTTTGAACGCGGTGGATTCTATGCCGACGTTGAGAACGTCACAGCCATGCTGTGCGAACGGTGTGGAACGAGAAGCGTCCCCGGTCAGACGGCCCTCAAGATCAGTGACGCCGTTGAACGGCTGTTCCGTGCCGGCAAAGATCTCGATATGACCGGCATCTCGTTTCACAAACTCGCCAGCTAA
- a CDS encoding DUF4258 domain-containing protein, giving the protein MEIDAIRTAIQNGNFFVTDHALTEGFKDGISVADMLDVIRTGAIIERYPERQRCLIYGRNADAIPVHVVVDFSARRAVDIVTTYIPQRDQWIKGQVRKKQKR; this is encoded by the coding sequence ATGGAAATCGATGCCATTCGAACCGCCATACAGAACGGCAACTTTTTTGTTACGGACCATGCCTTAACCGAGGGATTCAAAGATGGGATCAGCGTGGCCGACATGCTCGACGTGATCCGAACAGGGGCCATCATTGAGCGATATCCGGAGCGGCAACGATGCCTGATTTATGGGCGCAACGCGGATGCGATTCCGGTTCACGTTGTGGTAGACTTCAGCGCGCGGAGGGCCGTGGACATTGTCACCACGTACATTCCTCAACGAGACCAATGGATAAAAGGCCAAGTTCGAAAAAAGCAAAAGCGCTAG